One window from the genome of Aptenodytes patagonicus chromosome 4, bAptPat1.pri.cur, whole genome shotgun sequence encodes:
- the PARM1 gene encoding prostate androgen-regulated mucin-like protein 1 → MGCCCRLLLALLLLPAGLGDDSTALPLTPASPPFPSEGTPAGPGSRDAVVPRPAPGQPLLPTTTGPAGDGASSRLVEGNGHNATPTAAPFPAPASVTVSSITGATITITDSPSVASSPSSVPPTLETAPGLRTANTASLASGTMDLGAAPSPTGIPASSSSSSSLPTSDLYSSPGTVLSPAPVLMSPSTTQPPALTKGVPSLGTLAMASSLAVEPTSPSVTVTSPTAAEAVATGKTTLSTGVTMEEVPHALSAGSIVAITLTVIVVVLLVFGVAAYLKIRHSSYGRLLDDHDYGSWGNYNNPLYDDS, encoded by the exons atgggctgctgctgccgcctcctcctcgccctcctcctcctcccggcag GACTGGGCGATGACTCCACAGCATTGCCCCTCACCCCCGccagccctcccttcccctcgGAAGGGACCCCAGCGGGGCCAGGCTCCAGGGATGCAGTTGTCCCCAGGCCAGCTCCTGGCCAGCCCTTGCTGCCCACGACCACGGGACCTGCCGGAGATGGGGCGTCCTCCAGGCTGGTGGAGGGGAACGGCCACAATGCCACCCCCACGGCGGCACcgttccctgctcctgcctccgTCACCGTGAGCTCCATCACTGGGGCCACCATCACCATAACAGACAGCCCATCCGtagcctccagccccagctcgGTGCCACCAACCTTGGAGACAGCCCCGGGTCTTCGGACAGCAAATACTGCCAGCTTGGCAAGCGGCACGATGGATTTgggggcagctcccagccccacgggtatacctgcatcctcctcctcctcctcctccctccccaccagcgACCTGTACTCATCCCCCGGGACGGTCTTGTCCCCAGCGCCTGTCCTCATGAGccccagcaccacccagccaccGGCGCTGACCAAGGGCGTCCCTTCCCTGGGGACGCTGGCCATGGCATCAAGCCTGGCTGTGGAGCCGACGTCACCCTCGGTGACTGTGACAAGCCCCACTGCAGCCGAGGCCGTGGCCACCGGCAAAACCACCCTCTCCACTGGAGTCACCATGGAAGAGGTCCCGCACGCTTTGAGTGCAG GGAGCATCGTGGCCATAACTCTGACGGTCATCGTGGTGGTGCTGCTGGTTTTCGGGGTGGCGGCGTACCTCAAGATCAG GCACTCCTCCTACGGCAGGCTTTTGGATGACCACGACTACGGCTCCTGGGGCAACTACAACAACCCTCTCTATGACGACTCCTAG